The genomic segment AGTCAGCGGTACCTGCGGTGCGGCCAACTGCGGCTTCGCCGCGATTGCCCTAAAGACCTTTGTGGCGGGGGTGGGTGCGGAGCTCGCGGTTGCGCTCGCGCTCCCAGGCTTCGGCGCGCCAGCGGCGAGAGGCGTAGTTCGGGGTCGAGTCGATTTGCGGCGCGGGAGCTGCGGGCTCGGTGACGAGCCTTGGCTGCATGGGGAAGACCGGCGTGGCGATGAGGCGGGCGGAGGACTCGTCACCGTCGTAGGCGACGGATGAGGTTAGGCTGGCGTCGATTTCCGGGCGCGCGGGGGCGGGCTCGGAGGGGTCTGCGGTTGCGGCACGCGTGGCGGTGGTGCGGGCCATGAATTCGTCGACGAGTTTGTGAAGGCAGGTTTGCCCGCAGAGATGCTTGGTGCCGGGGCGCTGGCGCATGCGCGAGTTCCATGCACCGAGGCGGAGCTCGCCGGATTGTTCGCAGGCTACGTACCAGTGGTTGGTCTGCCGTTTTTCTGCGCCGCAGATATCACACGAAATGGCCTGCCGGATCACCGTATCCCTCTCCTGTCCGTTGGAACCCTTCTTCTATTTCATCGCGTGGGTGGAGGAACAGTTGAGCGGGAATGCGGTGTAATGAAGGGCGATTCCGATTCAGGATTGGAGGAGTGGGCGAGTGTCGGAACGGGAGGACGCAGCGGGGCTAGCGGAGTTAGCGGTGCTTGCGGAGCTAGATTCGTGCCGTGCAGAAGTTCCTTGCGGGCAAGACGCATCTCAAGCGAGTAGACTCTGCCCCTTCAAGCCAGCGGATTATCGGCATACGCGGAAAGGCCATCCCTGGCGGGATGGCCTTTGATGATTTTGCAGCAACCGTTACGGCTTGGGGGCGAAGTATCCCTTGCGGGCGAGCACGTTGTAGCGGCGGTCGTTGCAGTAGAGATAGATGGGCCGGAACGCGCCGTTGGCTTTGAAGTCGGCGGGAACGTAGGTGAGGGCGTACTGGCTGCGCAGGCTCTGCGAAATTTCGTGGAAGCTGTTGGCCATGTCTTCCGCCGAAGGGGGCCAGAAGGCCTGGCCGCCAGTGGCGTCGGCCATGCGCTTCAGCACGTCGTCGCCTCTGCTGCGGCTGGGTGTCCAGTTGGTGCTGATGGTGTAGATGATGGTGTCGGCGCGCTGGCACATCTTGATGGCTTCGTCTTCATGGACGCGGCTCTGGTCATCGTCGCCGTCGGAGATGAGGATCATGGCCTTGCGCACTGGCTCCTGGCCGCGCGCGGTGTCGAGCAGCTTGTCGCGGCAGGCGACGTAGACGGAGTCGAAGAGGGCGGTGCCGCCGGCGGGCTTGAGCCTGTTGATGCCGGTCTCGAGGGCGTCGAGATTGTTGGTCCAGTCCTGGCTGATGTGGGGTACTTCGGCGAAGTCCATCACGAAGGCACGGTCGTGGGCGGGCTTGACCATCTGCAGCAGGAACTCGATGGCGGACTGCTGCTCGAACTGGAAGCGGGTACGGATGGATGTGCTGGCGTCAATCACGAGGCCGACGCGGAGCGGGAGATTGATCTGCTGGCGGAAGGAGGTGACGCGTTCCGGAGCGCGGCCGTCATCGAGGAGCGCGAAGTCGCTTTGAGTCAGGTTGGGGATGAAGTGGCCGTGCTTGTCCGTCACCGTGAAGATCTGGATGACTTCGTTGACCTGCGTACGGATGGTGTACTGGTCCTGGTCGCTGGGATTAGCCGGCTGCTGCCCGGTTGCGGGCTGCTGCGTATTCGCAGGCTGCTGCGCGCTGGGCGCGGGTGTCTGGGCAGGTGCGGCAGGCTGTGATGCAGGCGCCGGATTTGGCGCGGGTGGAGCGGCAGGCTGCTGAGCGTTGACGAGGGCTGCCGAAAATGCGGCAGCAAACACAAGGCCCACAAAATTAGGCACGCGGCGACGCGGGGCCGCCGGCAGGAAGTTCAGCATGTCCATATCTAGGATGATTCTATCCAATCCAGGGCTGTTTCTAGTCTTTGGACGTGGCAGGTAGGGCGGCGTCACCTTCGAGGTGAGCCAGGAAGGCCTCGAGTTCGGCGGGGAGGGGAGCCTGCAACTGCATGGTTTTGCGGGTGATGGGGTGGGTGAACTCGAGTTCGGCGGAGTGCAGGAAATTGCGTTCGAGGCGCAGGCGTTCAGGGGCGGCGTTACGGCGGGCGGCGCGGGACGGGGCGGCCTGGGCGACGACCTGGTCGGTGATCTGGCTGGAGGCGCCGTAGAGCGTGTCACCGACGACGGGATGGCCGATGGACGCCATGTGAACGCGGATCTGGTGGGTGCGGCCGGTCTCGATGCGGACCTTGACGAGGGTGAACTTGCCGAAGCGCGTGCTGATTTTGCGTAGGACCTCGTAGTGGGAGACGGCAGAGCGCGCATTTTCCACTGGTTTAGTGGTCATGCGGGTGCGGCGCAGCGGGTCGCGTGCGATGGCGGCGTTGATGGTGCCGCGGGGACGGGCGACGTCGCCGTGCACGAGCGCGATGTAAGTCTTGCGGATGTCGCGGCCGGAGAACATTTCGGCGAGTTCGTTGTGGGTGCGGTCGTTTTTAGCGACGATGATCAGGCCGCTGGTGTCTTTGTCGAGCCGATGCACGATGCCGGGGCGCAGTTCGCCGCCCGTGGTCGAGAGCGACTCGAAGTGATGCAGCAGGGCATTGACGAGGGTGCCGCGGCTGCGCTCGTCCTCGGTCTGGCCGGACCCTGCGTGGACCATCATGCCGGCGGGCTTGTCGATGACGGCGAGGTTGTCGTCTTCAAAGACGATGCTGAGGGGGATGTCTTCTGCCGTAGCCTTGAGCGGGGCGGGATGCGGTTCACCGGTGATGGTGATGGATTCGCCGCCGCGGAGCTTGAGGCTGCCCTTCGGGCTCTTACTCCCTATGACGACATCACCTTGATCCACAAGGAGCTGCACGCGGGAGCGGGAGGTGTCGAGCTGCCCGGCGAGGAAGTGGTCGAGGCGCTGGCCTGCGGCTTCTGCGGGGACTTCGATGGTGCGGATTTCAGCCATGGTTGCCCTCGACGGTATCTTGCGTGAGGATGCGAGCGCCGGCGCGTTTGCGGAGCAGGATCGCGCCTGCGATGACCATGAGGACGGCGGCGATCTGCGGGCCGTTGAGCGCGCCATGCAGGAGGGAGCCGCGGCCTTCCCAGTCGCGCCAGATTTCGGTGAGGAAGATGACAACGCCCGCGCCCATGAGAGCGACTCCGGTGACATCGCCGCTCTGACGACGTGCGGGCAGAACAATGAGCAGGAGGAGCGACAGGGTGAGAAAGCCGATGGCCGCGTAGGCCTGCACGGGATGCACAGGAACGCCGAGGGGAGCGCCGCTCCAGCGCGCGGCAAGGACGTTGGTGTAGGTGATGGCCCAGCGCACGTGCGTGTCGGTGCCATAGCCTGAGCCCGCGAGTAGCGCGCCGAGCTGTTCGCAGGCGATACCGAGCGCGATGGGCGCGGCGAGAGCGTCTGCGGTGTTGAGCAGAGGGAGATGCTGCCAGCGCGCGTAGATGATCGCGGCCAATCCGCCGAGGAGAACTCCGGCGGCAACAAGCAGGGGATGATGAATGGTCGCGAGGCCAACCATCCAGAGCGGATGCCGCGCGACGTCGCGCCAGTTGATGACGAGCAGGAGAAGACGCGAACCGATGAGTGACGTGAGGAGCGCAGCGATGCAGAGGTTCCAGAGCTGAGCGGGTGGCACGCCGGCCGTGCGCGCGGTGCGCTGCGCAAGCATGAGCGCGAGAAGGACGCCGAGCGCGGCGAGTGCGCCGTAGCTGGGGATCAGCAATGCTCCGATGTGGAAGAGGACGGGATGCACTAGGAAGAGGATAGCCGAGCTAGCGGGGCGAGCGGAGCTGGCGGTGCTAGCGGGCACCTGCGGTGCGGCCAACTGCGGCTTCGCCGCAAAGTCCAAGAGCAGCGAGTCAGCGCGGAGGTTTGTGGGCTGGGGTATTGGTTCTCGAGGAAGAGGGGTATTTGGCGCGAGACGACGTGGCCGGAACGGAGCCGCAGGCTAGCTCCGCTTGCTCTGCTGCTATCAAAAAGAAGCCGACCCACTGGGCCGTGAGCAATGCGCCGGTGAACCCGTCCTAAGACGGTGGAGCTCCCCGCGGTTCATTAGGCATTCCGGACTGGCGGACACGGCACACAGAACCGATGGTCGAGTCGAGCTCCTGTTCAATGAATGTAGGTTCAACCAGCGTTGACCACCCACCTGCTTTGCAGGCCGGTTTCTATTGCGGAGTCTATGAGGACCGGGGCGGAATTGCAAGTCTTGTGCATGGTGAGTGGAATGTGCTAGGTCCGAACGGGAACGTCTGTTCATGTTGCGGAGTCGAATCAATTTTTCTGGTTCACGGGATCTGCGGCGACTTCGATCTGCTTGCGCTTCTGCACTTCGGCAGCACGTGCTACAAGCTTCTTGAGCTTGCCTTCGATATCTGCATCACCTACATGCTGATCTTCGAGCACTCCATCGGCGTCGATGGTGAACGTGGCGGGAATCGCATGGACGCCGAACTGCTTTGCGATGGACCCATCAAACCCACCATCGCGATATTGCAGCCAAGTCATGCCG from the Occallatibacter riparius genome contains:
- a CDS encoding VWA domain-containing protein, which produces MDMLNFLPAAPRRRVPNFVGLVFAAAFSAALVNAQQPAAPPAPNPAPASQPAAPAQTPAPSAQQPANTQQPATGQQPANPSDQDQYTIRTQVNEVIQIFTVTDKHGHFIPNLTQSDFALLDDGRAPERVTSFRQQINLPLRVGLVIDASTSIRTRFQFEQQSAIEFLLQMVKPAHDRAFVMDFAEVPHISQDWTNNLDALETGINRLKPAGGTALFDSVYVACRDKLLDTARGQEPVRKAMILISDGDDDQSRVHEDEAIKMCQRADTIIYTISTNWTPSRSRGDDVLKRMADATGGQAFWPPSAEDMANSFHEISQSLRSQYALTYVPADFKANGAFRPIYLYCNDRRYNVLARKGYFAPKP
- a CDS encoding RluA family pseudouridine synthase; translation: MAEIRTIEVPAEAAGQRLDHFLAGQLDTSRSRVQLLVDQGDVVIGSKSPKGSLKLRGGESITITGEPHPAPLKATAEDIPLSIVFEDDNLAVIDKPAGMMVHAGSGQTEDERSRGTLVNALLHHFESLSTTGGELRPGIVHRLDKDTSGLIIVAKNDRTHNELAEMFSGRDIRKTYIALVHGDVARPRGTINAAIARDPLRRTRMTTKPVENARSAVSHYEVLRKISTRFGKFTLVKVRIETGRTHQIRVHMASIGHPVVGDTLYGASSQITDQVVAQAAPSRAARRNAAPERLRLERNFLHSAELEFTHPITRKTMQLQAPLPAELEAFLAHLEGDAALPATSKD
- a CDS encoding prolipoprotein diacylglyceryl transferase — encoded protein: MHPVLFHIGALLIPSYGALAALGVLLALMLAQRTARTAGVPPAQLWNLCIAALLTSLIGSRLLLLVINWRDVARHPLWMVGLATIHHPLLVAAGVLLGGLAAIIYARWQHLPLLNTADALAAPIALGIACEQLGALLAGSGYGTDTHVRWAITYTNVLAARWSGAPLGVPVHPVQAYAAIGFLTLSLLLLIVLPARRQSGDVTGVALMGAGVVIFLTEIWRDWEGRGSLLHGALNGPQIAAVLMVIAGAILLRKRAGARILTQDTVEGNHG